From the genome of Maridesulfovibrio ferrireducens:
CTGCGAGCATTTCTTTATATATTTCAGCAGAGTCTACAGCCTGTTCTTCAAGGCTGGAGAGGTCTCGCAGGTAGGGCATTGTTTCAGGATTAATAATTTCTGAATCTAGATTTTTAAGTTTGGATATAATTTCTCTGACCGGGCGAACAGCTTTGCGTACGTATGCAATTTCGCGCCGGTATAAGTTTATTTCTTCTAAAAGTTCCGGCACGGGATTCTCCAGTACTTCTTCTTCCATGTCTTCAATTCTTTCACCCATCTTTTCAATGACTTTCAGATAGTTTTCCAAAACGCAGTCTAAAAGAGCATATAATAAATAATCTGTTCCGCGAGTTCTTATTTTCCCACTTGGTTTGGTAATTCTGTTCCTAACTGGTTCAAAGACATCGCCGGGCCTTTCTTGGAAAGTGATCAGATAATTGGGGGTAAGAATTGCGCTTAATTGTTCAGACCAGACTTCAGTTTGATCCTCGTTTAAAAAAAGCATCTTCATAGTAATGAAAAGATGATCTTGATATTCTTCAATTTTTGGGCGCTGTCCGGTGTCTTGAATGTCTTCAAGCATTAGTGATGGGAGATCAAACTTCTCTCCGACCCTTTTGACCAATTCGGAATCATGCAGGCCGTCAATGTTGAACCAGCTGGTTGTGTTTGTTTCTTTAATCGGGCCTACTTCATCGA
Proteins encoded in this window:
- the corA gene encoding magnesium/cobalt transporter CorA → MARFLKNFDQKAGKSPGSLIFIGQQRMDEPRLRIIDYDSQTLRKEFIKTIDEVGPIKETNTTSWFNIDGLHDSELVKRVGEKFDLPSLMLEDIQDTGQRPKIEEYQDHLFITMKMLFLNEDQTEVWSEQLSAILTPNYLITFQERPGDVFEPVRNRITKPSGKIRTRGTDYLLYALLDCVLENYLKVIEKMGERIEDMEEEVLENPVPELLEEINLYRREIAYVRKAVRPVREIISKLKNLDSEIINPETMPYLRDLSSLEEQAVDSAEIYKEMLADLFSTYNMAIGSKLNEIMKFLTIFATIFIPLTFLAGIYGMNFESMPELHYKYGYHVLLGVMAVVVVGMLFYFKKRKWI